A region from the Vibrio rumoiensis genome encodes:
- a CDS encoding IS3 family transposase (programmed frameshift) codes for MTTSHNLYVKRTQRDYTLGFKLQVVDAVEKGDMTYKQAQAIYGIQGRSTVLTWLRKFGKMDWTQNPRKKAMHKTTKPNESPAQKIKRLEKELEDERLKNLFLNEVVDILDAEHGTSLRKKYIAKARSLQKQKGLSLARVCRLCGISRQSVYQRERRAAHRQVELTPIKQMVLELRRYMPRIGTRKLYSLLKPKLQEEGIKLGRDALFDYLRDERLLVEPKRSFTKTTNSRHWMKKHPNLLKDYKPRHPEDVLVSDITYVQSNEGVHYLSLVTDAFSRKIMGYELSNEMKATDVVKALDMAIKSRQYSCSCIHHSDRGLQYCSGVYQDRLKKETIKPSMTDGYDCYQNALAERVNGILKQEFLLYECKDIVELKQLVKESINIYNNMRPHLSLGMRTPNEVHEKANG; via the exons ATGACTACTTCACATAATCTCTACGTTAAGCGCACTCAGCGTGATTACACACTAGGCTTTAAATTACAGGTTGTCGATGCTGTTGAAAAAGGCGACATGACTTATAAACAAGCCCAAGCTATCTATGGCATTCAAGGTCGTTCAACGGTTTTAACCTGGCTAAGAAAGTTCGGAAAAATGGACTGGACGCAAAATCCAAGGAAGAAAGCCATGCATAAAACAACGAAACCCAATGAATCTCCAGCTCAAAAAATTAAGCGACTTGAAAAAGAATTGGAAGATGAACGACTAAAGAATCTCTTTTTAAATGAAGTCGTTGATATCCTTGATGCTGAGCACGGGACTAGCCTCAGAAAAAAGTATATCGCCAAG GCAAGAAGCCTTCAAAAACAGAAAGGGCTCAGCCTAGCTCGAGTCTGTAGGTTGTGCGGCATATCGAGACAAAGCGTTTATCAAAGAGAAAGGCGGGCAGCTCACCGTCAGGTAGAGCTCACCCCCATCAAGCAGATGGTTCTAGAACTTCGGCGCTATATGCCTCGAATAGGTACTAGAAAATTGTATTCCTTACTCAAACCAAAGCTGCAAGAAGAAGGAATCAAGCTAGGTAGAGATGCACTCTTTGATTACTTACGTGACGAACGCCTTCTCGTTGAGCCTAAGCGCAGTTTTACGAAGACGACCAATAGTCGACATTGGATGAAAAAACATCCTAACTTGCTTAAAGACTATAAACCTCGTCATCCCGAAGATGTGTTGGTGAGTGACATAACCTATGTCCAATCTAATGAAGGCGTGCATTATCTCTCGTTAGTTACTGACGCCTTTAGTCGGAAAATTATGGGCTATGAGCTCAGCAATGAAATGAAAGCGACGGATGTTGTAAAGGCTTTAGATATGGCGATAAAATCACGTCAGTATAGTTGCTCGTGTATCCATCATTCAGATCGCGGGCTTCAATATTGCTCAGGTGTTTACCAAGACAGATTGAAAAAGGAAACCATCAAGCCATCGATGACGGATGGTTATGACTGCTACCAGAATGCATTAGCAGAAAGAGTAAACGGCATCCTGAAACAAGAATTTTTACTTTATGAGTGTAAGGATATCGTTGAGCTTAAGCAGTTAGTAAAGGAATCAATCAACATCTATAACAATATGAGACCGCACCTGAGTCTTGGGATGAGAACCCCGAATGAGGTGCATGAAAAAGCCAACGGCTAA